Genomic window (Dictyoglomus thermophilum H-6-12):
GACAAACTCTTCCATTCCAGTCGGGAACTGTGTAAACACTATTATTACTGTCTCTTAATGTAACAGTAACTGTAGCATACTCACTTAAATAAAACGAAATAGTAACCTTGTCTCTAAAACCATCACCATCGGGAGAAAATGGATTTGGAATTGCCGATAAATTTTCAATAGATGGTTTAGTTTTATCTGCTTTAGCAGAACCAATAGTGGAGGTATAAAGATTATTGTTAGCAGTAGTACTTATAACATAGCTGTAAAGCACTCCATCTTTTGTATTTGTATCTACGTAAGTATTAGTACTAACCGAAGTATACACATAAGCTGGATAGGGATTTCCTGCTCCCTCTATCCTATAAATTGTATAAGACGTAGCTCCCGGTACAACATCCCATCTAAGTTCTATTCTTCCACCAGAAAGAGGCTTTGGATAACCAGAAACCCAAGATATGGTTTGAGCATAGGATATGGAAAAGAGTAATAAAATAACAAAAAACAAAAGAATTAGAATATTTTTATAGTTTGAAGAATTTATCCCCATCTTCATCCTCCCCAAGGCTTAAATGATATTTGAATTATTATATCATATTTCCTTTTGACACAGTCTTGTTCTTTCTGATATAATGAAAGCAAGGATATATAAGGTTTTAAAATCTCTTTTAGAGAGGGGATAAAATGGAAAAGAAAAGAATTTCAAAAGAAGAGTTTCTTGAAGTTCTTAAAAGTAATCCTATTATAGCAGCCGTCAGAGAAGAAGAAAGACTCTCACAAGCACTACAAAGCAAATCAAAAGTTCTTTTCCTCCTTAAAACTAACGTATTGACTCTTCCTAATGTAGTTCAAGAAATTAAATCTCACGGAAAGCTAGTTTTTATACATTTAGACCTTTTAGAGGGTTTAGCTCAAGATAAATATGCCTTAAGGTACTTAGGGGATGTGGTAGGTATTGATGGTGTAATAACCACAAGGGCAAACCTAATTCAACAAGCAAAAGCAGAAGATTTGATAGCTATTCAGAGGTTCTTTGTGCTGGACTCCTCTGCCCTCGCCACAGGAGTAAAAATTATGCAGTCAGCAGAACCTGACATGGTAGAAATTCTTCCTGGAATTATCTTTATTCATTTAGGAGAGGAATTAAGAACACAAATTCCCTATCCACTTATAGCAGGTGGATTAATTAGAACTCCTGAAGAGGCAAGAGATATCTTAAAGGCAGGAGCTACTGCAGTATCTACAACCTCGGTTACTTTGTGGAATATGTGACAGATTGGGATAATTTAAGCGCCTTCTGTTTTAAGTAATTTAAGAGAAGGCTTTTTCTGAGCTCTTCTCTTTCTCTATAATTTTGAGCTTGATTTAATCTATTCTTAAGCTCAGTTTCTTCTTTTTTAAGCTCTTCTTCATTTAATTTTTCTCCTAATTCTCCATATTCTGTAATTATATATACTTTGTCTTTGGCAACCTCCATAAATCCTTCAGAAACCATTAGGAAAATTATTCTATTCCCACTTTTTGCCTTAATAATTCCCGGTACAACCCTTGCTAAAGTATTAACATGTCCGGGCAAAATACCTACCATACCATCTTCTATAGGCACGCTAACCCCATCAACAAATCCTCTAAATACCATTTTGGTTGGGGTACTTAATTCAAGATATAATCTTTTACTTGAGGTTTCTCTTTTCATATCAGTACATTAAAGCTCCATGTTCTTCTGCCTTTTTCTTGACATCTTCAAGAGTTCCTACCATATAAAATGCATCCTCAGGAAGATCGTCTACCTCTCCCTCTATTATTGCTTTAAAGCCCTCTATAGTTTTTTCTCTTGGGACATAAACACCAGGTATGTTCGTATATGCAGAAGCCACAAATAGAGGCTGAGAAAGGAACATTTGTATCTTTCTTGCCCTATTTACGATGATTCTATCTTCCTCAGATAGCTCTTCTACACCTAAGATAGAAATTATATCTTTCAAACTCTCATAGTGTTGCAAAATTTCAACAACCTTTCTTGCTACTTCTGCATGCTCATAACCTACAAACTTAGGTTCAAGAATCTGAGAAGAAGAGGCTAAAGGATCTACAGCTGGGTAAATACCCATTTCTGCTATACTTCTTGACAAGACAAGAGTAGAATCAAGATGCGAAAATATAGTAGCCGGAGCAGGATCGGTAAGGTCATCAGCAGGCACATAAACTGCTTGCACAGCAGTGATAGATCCAGTATCGGTA
Coding sequences:
- the atpC gene encoding ATP synthase F1 subunit epsilon, whose protein sequence is MKRETSSKRLYLELSTPTKMVFRGFVDGVSVPIEDGMVGILPGHVNTLARVVPGIIKAKSGNRIIFLMVSEGFMEVAKDKVYIITEYGELGEKLNEEELKKEETELKNRLNQAQNYREREELRKSLLLNYLKQKALKLSQSVTYSTK
- a CDS encoding glycerol-3-phosphate responsive antiterminator: MEKKRISKEEFLEVLKSNPIIAAVREEERLSQALQSKSKVLFLLKTNVLTLPNVVQEIKSHGKLVFIHLDLLEGLAQDKYALRYLGDVVGIDGVITTRANLIQQAKAEDLIAIQRFFVLDSSALATGVKIMQSAEPDMVEILPGIIFIHLGEELRTQIPYPLIAGGLIRTPEEARDILKAGATAVSTTSVTLWNM